The genomic DNA TTTACTTTTTTTTCGTCTTCAGTTTGGCTTAAGTTTGTGGATACCAAAACAGGAACATGTACATGGCGTTTTTTCATTTTTTCTAAAACAGTAAAACCATCGATTTTGGGTAAAATTAAATCTAAAATCATTAGGTCATACTTTCCTTTTTTTAGATCTTTCAACGCTTCCGCGCCATCGTAAGCTATTACAGGTTCAAATCCAGATTTTTTTAGTTTTAACGCCAATGCTTTTGCGAGTGGTTTGTGGTCTTCTGTGATTAAAATTTTTTTCTTTTTATGCATAAAATTTATATTAACTACATTATAACATAAATTGTGGAAGCTTTAAATTACTTGAATTTTCTCTTGTGGATATGTTATAATTTATCGTATGAGAAAAGGACTTATATTTTTATTTATTTTTTTGGTTGGCTTGATAGCTTTGCCTATTTTTGTATTTTCACAAGAAGAAGAATCAGAGAATATGCAGGAAGAGGTGGTTTCAGCAGAAGTTGAAATGTTAAACCAACGAATAAAAGAAAAGCAAGATAAGATAAAACAAATAGAAAAAAGTATTGCAAATTATAAAAATAAAATAAAGTCAAAAAGATTAGAAGCTATTTCACTTTCAAACCAGATGTCTATTTTGGATAATAGGGTGGCTCAAGTAGAGTTAGACATAGAGTTTACAAAAGAAAAATTAGATGTTTTAAATTTAGAAATAGAACAGTTAGAGTTGTCAATTTATGAAAATAAAGAGGTAATGGATAGGCAAAAAATTATGATCGCAGAGCTTATACGAACCCTCCATCAAAATAAAGATAGAAATTTTATAGAAGTTTTGGCTACTTACAATTCTTTTTCAGAGTTTTACAATGGTTTGCAGTATCTAGAAACAGTAGAAGAAGGTTTGGGGCAAAGCGTCTATTCATTAAAAGTTGCAAAAGTACAATTAGATGAAAAAAAAGACGAAAGAGAAACCAAAAAAGATAGCTATTTAAAGTTAAACGATAAATTACAAGAAAAAAAGAAAGATTTGGAAGAGAATGTGTTTAATAAAGAGACATTACTTGTTCAAACAAAAGCGTCTGAAAGAACATTTAAAACCTTGGTCGGCAACCTAAGAAGTCAATACGAGCAAATAGAAGGTGAGATACAAGGAATTGAAGAGCAAATGCGTAAAAAATTGGAAGGAGGAAATAAACTGGAAAATATAAATACAGGAGGTAATTTTATGTTGTCATGGCCAGTTCCCAGTAGGTATGTCACCTCTTATTTTCATGATCCAGACTATCCATACCGACATGTTTTTGAGCATAATGCTATAGATATTAGAGCAAGCCAAGGTACACCACTTAAGGCTGCTGCAGCTGGGTATGTAGCAAAAGCCAGAAGGTGTTACGCATCTACTTGTTATAGTTATATTATGATTATTCACTCCGGAGGCTTTACTACTGTGTATGGTCATCCTAGTAGTATATCAGTAAATGTAGATCAGTTTGTTGCAAAAGGGGACATAATAGGCTATTCTGGAGGAACACCAGGTACAAATGGTGCCGGACCTTTTGTAACTGGACCTCACCTACACTTTGAATTGCGAAAAAATGGTATTCCTGTAAATCCGTTGGCTTATTTGCCACACTAAACAAGGAGGAAAGAGGAGATGATAAAAAAGTTCTTTTTGAATTTACTTACTGTTATTAGTTATAAATTTTTTATTATAAAAAGATTATTTAAACGAAATAAAAAACAACTTCTAACTATATCAGAAGTTAAAGTTGGATATACTATTGATTGGGCAGATAATTTCAAAGAATGGGCTGAAAAAAGGTATGGTGCTGGATCTTTTAAGGTTTTAGACATAAAAGAAAATAACTTAATGACGCGTAGGGTGATAAGAAGCGGAGAACTTTTAAATAAAACTCCATTATGTTTTTTGATAAAAATATGTGGAGGCAGTGTAAGAGAAAAGGGGGAGAGGTTATGGTTTGAAGGGGATTTCTTTTTTGGAAAAGAAATCTTTATTTACACTAAAGTATAAAAGCAAAACCCAGATAAGTAAAAGTCTGGGTTTTTTTTGTATACAAAATGTATAGCGTCGTACAATAAAAAATAGTTTAGCTGTTGGGGGAAGTTGGGTGGTGTATTTTTTAGTTTATTTACTAGTAAAAAATATAAAATATATAAATAATAAACTTATTTCTATATAAAACTGCCTTAATTGTAAATAAAAAAATATTTTTTTATTTACAATATTGTTAAATGACTTTTATATTCTTGTTCTAGAAAAGAAAGTTTTAAATAAAGATGAATATTTACACCCATACTCTGAAGAGGTGTATTATAGAGTGTCGTATAATATACATTGTGCGACACTCTATCTTTCTTTGTTTTGAGCTTCTTAAGTCTTCTTCTGGGGGGAAAGAAAGATTTGTATGTTTTATTTTTTTATACATACCTCTCTTTTTTACTTCCAGTATGCTCTTCCTTTATACCTCAGGTCTATATATTCCAAACCTTCTGTATGGTTTTTTATTTCTTTGTCTAATAGTACAACTAGTTGATTGTATTGAGTATTTATATCACGCACCAAAGAAGCATACAGC from Candidatus Magasanikbacteria bacterium includes the following:
- a CDS encoding response regulator; the encoded protein is MHKKKKILITEDHKPLAKALALKLKKSGFEPVIAYDGAEALKDLKKGKYDLMILDLILPKIDGFTVLEKMKKRHVHVPVLVSTNLSQTEDEKKVKGYKSVKGYFIKTDVSLLDLVKEVKKYVK
- a CDS encoding peptidoglycan DD-metalloendopeptidase family protein, which codes for MRKGLIFLFIFLVGLIALPIFVFSQEEESENMQEEVVSAEVEMLNQRIKEKQDKIKQIEKSIANYKNKIKSKRLEAISLSNQMSILDNRVAQVELDIEFTKEKLDVLNLEIEQLELSIYENKEVMDRQKIMIAELIRTLHQNKDRNFIEVLATYNSFSEFYNGLQYLETVEEGLGQSVYSLKVAKVQLDEKKDERETKKDSYLKLNDKLQEKKKDLEENVFNKETLLVQTKASERTFKTLVGNLRSQYEQIEGEIQGIEEQMRKKLEGGNKLENINTGGNFMLSWPVPSRYVTSYFHDPDYPYRHVFEHNAIDIRASQGTPLKAAAAGYVAKARRCYASTCYSYIMIIHSGGFTTVYGHPSSISVNVDQFVAKGDIIGYSGGTPGTNGAGPFVTGPHLHFELRKNGIPVNPLAYLPH